A stretch of the Pan troglodytes isolate AG18354 chromosome 20, NHGRI_mPanTro3-v2.0_pri, whole genome shotgun sequence genome encodes the following:
- the DOHH gene encoding deoxyhypusine hydroxylase — translation MVTEQEVDAIGQTLVDPKQPLQARFRALFTLRGLGGPGAIAWISQAFGDDSALLKHELAYCLGQMQDARAIPVLVDVLQDTRQEPMVRHEAGEALGAIGDPEVLEILKQYSSDPVIEVAETCQLAVRRLEWLQQHGGEPAAGPYLSVDPAPPAEERDVGRLREALLDESRPLFERYRAMFALRNAGGEEAALALAEGLHCGSALFRHEVGYVLGQLQHEAAVPQLAAALARCAENPMVRHECAEALGAIARPACLAALQAHADDPERVVRESCEVALDMYKHETGRAFQYADGLEQLRGAPS, via the exons ATGGTGACGGAACAGGAGGTGGATGCCATCGGGCAGACGCTGGTGGACCCCAAGCAGCCCCTGCAGGCCCGCTTCCGGGCGCTGTTCACGCTGCGCGGGCTCGGCGGCCCAGGCGCCATTGCCTGGATCAGCCAGGCCTTCGGTGACGATTCCGCCCTGCTCAAGCACGAGCTGGCCTACTGCCTGGGCCAGATGCAGGATGCCCGCGCCATCCCCGTGCTGGTGGACGTGCTGCAAGACACCCGTCAGGAGCCCATGGTGCGCCATGAGGCAG GGGAGGCCCTGGGGGCCATCGGGGACCCGGAAGTTCTGGAGATCCTGAAGCAGTATTCCTCGGACCCCGTCATCGAG GTGGCCGAGACCTGCCAGCTGGCCGtgcgcaggctggagtggctGCAGCAGCACGGCGGGGAGCCGGCGGCGGGACCCTACCTCTCCGTGGACCCTGCCCCGCCGGCTGAGGAGCGTGACGTGGGGCGCCTGCGGGAGGCGCTGCTGGATGAGTCTCGGCCGCTCTTCGAGCGATACCGCGCCATGTTCGCCCTGCGCAATGCGGGAGGCGAGGAGGCCGCCCTGGCGCTGGCCGAGG GTCTGCACTGTGGGAGCGCCCTCTTCCGCCACGAGGTCGGCTACGTCCTGGGACAGCTGCAGCACGAGGCGGCGGTGCCCCAGCTGGCGGCCGCCCTGGCCCGATGCGCCGAGAACCCCATGGTGCGGCACGAGTGCGCGGAGGCCCTGGGCGCCATCGCCCGGCCCGCCTGCCTGGCCGCGCTGCAGGCTCACGCGGACGACCCAGAGCGCGTGGTGCGTGAGAGCTGCGAGGTGGCTCTGGACATGTATAAGCACGAGACCGGGCGGGCCTTCCAGTACGCGGACGGCCTGGAGCAGCTGCGCGGGGCCCCCTCCTAG